In Hydrogenovibrio marinus, a single genomic region encodes these proteins:
- a CDS encoding phosphohexomutase domain-containing protein, which translates to MFMEGREKTLQCFKAYDIRGKVPEELNENLAYQVGRAFVSELSAKKVVVGQDVRLESPEIASSLARGIVDSGADVLDIGLCGTEEVYFSTFHHEVDGGIMVTASHNPKGYNGMKLVAAGARPISGDSGLKDIERRVIEKDFKKIKPEIGRVTKMLDKSLYVQHLLSYVDLSLLKPFKIVMDAGNGSAGAVIKEIVESLPFECVFLNEVPDGTFPNGVPNPLIPENRAVTSRAVKEHQADLGIAWDGDFDRCFLFDEYGEFIEGYYLVGLLAETLLTKSPGEKIIHDPRLTWNTIEQVQKAGGIPIQSKTGHAFIKERMRREDAIYGGEMSAHHYFKSFAYCDSGMIPWLLIAELMSKTDKKLSDLVDARVRAFPCSGEINYTVDDASKVIEKVEDYYSSQKPIVDYTDGVSLEFDNWRMNLRASNTEPLLRLNIESRGDKNLVLEKVKEVERLVVDSQKEHHLQYVSP; encoded by the coding sequence ATGTTTATGGAAGGTAGGGAGAAAACCTTGCAGTGTTTCAAGGCCTATGACATTCGAGGGAAAGTGCCAGAAGAACTGAATGAGAACCTGGCATATCAAGTAGGGCGGGCATTTGTTTCAGAGTTGTCTGCAAAAAAAGTTGTTGTTGGTCAGGATGTCAGGCTAGAAAGCCCAGAGATTGCATCTTCATTGGCGAGAGGAATTGTGGATTCGGGAGCAGATGTTCTGGATATTGGTTTATGTGGAACGGAAGAAGTTTATTTCAGCACCTTTCATCATGAGGTAGATGGAGGCATCATGGTTACTGCCAGCCATAACCCTAAGGGGTACAATGGCATGAAATTGGTAGCAGCAGGAGCACGTCCTATATCTGGTGATTCCGGTCTCAAAGACATTGAGCGAAGAGTTATTGAAAAGGACTTTAAAAAAATTAAGCCTGAGATTGGTAGAGTTACCAAAATGTTGGATAAGTCGTTGTATGTTCAACACTTGCTCTCTTATGTTGATTTGTCTTTACTAAAGCCTTTCAAAATAGTTATGGATGCTGGTAATGGTTCCGCAGGTGCTGTGATAAAGGAAATTGTTGAATCGTTGCCATTTGAATGTGTCTTTTTGAATGAAGTGCCAGATGGCACGTTCCCAAATGGTGTTCCAAACCCTTTGATACCTGAAAATAGGGCTGTAACTTCCAGGGCAGTTAAAGAGCACCAGGCAGACTTGGGCATTGCATGGGATGGTGACTTTGATCGTTGCTTTTTATTTGATGAATATGGGGAGTTCATAGAAGGGTATTATTTGGTAGGTTTATTGGCTGAAACCCTTCTGACTAAGAGCCCGGGTGAAAAGATCATTCATGATCCTAGGTTAACATGGAATACTATCGAGCAAGTTCAAAAAGCAGGCGGAATTCCTATTCAGTCAAAAACCGGGCATGCATTCATTAAAGAGCGGATGCGAAGGGAAGACGCAATTTATGGTGGAGAAATGTCAGCGCACCACTACTTCAAGAGTTTTGCTTATTGTGATTCGGGAATGATTCCATGGTTGTTAATCGCGGAGTTAATGTCAAAAACTGATAAGAAATTATCTGACCTTGTTGATGCGCGAGTGAGGGCTTTTCCTTGTAGCGGGGAAATTAACTACACCGTTGATGATGCATCTAAAGTTATAGAAAAAGTTGAAGATTATTATTCATCACAGAAACCTATAGTCGACTATACAGATGGTGTTAGCCTTGAGTTTGATAATTGGAGAATGAATCTTAGAGCTTCAAATACAGAGCCTTTGTTAAGACTGAATATAGAGAGCAGAGGAGATAAAAATTTGGTTTTGGAAAAA
- a CDS encoding mannose-1-phosphate guanylyltransferase/mannose-6-phosphate isomerase: MINVILCGGSGTRLWPLSRTMLPKQFVRLFDGHSLFQDTLIRNQSVCNHSFIVSNTEQFFLAADQLSQVASLKADFLLEPIGRNTAPAIALACLALEQDDVVLVTTSDHLVKDQKAYEEAVIKAKALAEENNLVTFGIRPTYPETGFGYIEASDQDVLSFKEKPDVDSAKLYLEKGNYFWNSGMFCFKAGVFLKELERLSPEVYQASVEAINLACEEDYSLDSRVFKVGLDAMQNIPEDSIDYAVMEKSDIVKVVPCDMGWSDLGSFDALYDEVKASFDDNAVLPRLNNSPEPICVDAKNNLLVTRDRQIALIDVEELLVVDTSDAILISKRGSSQKVKQVVAEIKKSAPELAEVHRLAHRPWGTYEVLVDSEQYKVKRIVVKPGSKLSLQKHFHRNEHWIVVSGTATVTVNEERFLVRANESTYIQMGQLHRLENEGKIDLVMIEVQVGEYTGEDDIVRVEDVYGR; the protein is encoded by the coding sequence TTGATTAATGTTATTTTGTGTGGAGGCTCAGGAACGAGACTGTGGCCACTAAGTCGAACAATGCTTCCTAAGCAGTTTGTTCGGTTATTTGATGGGCATTCCCTTTTTCAAGATACGCTCATTCGTAATCAATCTGTCTGTAACCACTCTTTTATTGTTTCGAATACAGAGCAGTTTTTTCTTGCAGCAGATCAATTAAGTCAAGTTGCTTCATTAAAAGCGGATTTTTTATTGGAGCCTATTGGGCGTAACACTGCACCAGCTATCGCACTTGCATGTTTGGCTTTAGAACAAGATGATGTCGTGCTTGTAACAACGTCCGATCATTTGGTCAAAGATCAAAAGGCATATGAAGAGGCTGTAATAAAAGCTAAGGCTCTAGCTGAAGAGAATAATCTAGTAACCTTTGGTATTCGCCCAACATACCCTGAAACCGGTTTTGGTTATATTGAGGCGTCTGACCAAGATGTACTCTCTTTCAAGGAAAAGCCCGATGTTGATTCAGCTAAGTTGTATCTGGAAAAGGGGAATTATTTTTGGAACTCTGGAATGTTTTGTTTCAAAGCCGGCGTGTTTTTGAAGGAACTTGAAAGACTTTCTCCAGAAGTTTATCAAGCATCTGTAGAAGCGATAAATTTAGCATGCGAAGAAGACTACTCTTTGGATAGTAGAGTGTTTAAAGTTGGATTAGATGCTATGCAAAATATTCCTGAAGACAGTATTGATTATGCAGTAATGGAAAAGTCTGACATTGTTAAAGTGGTTCCCTGTGATATGGGGTGGTCAGACTTAGGAAGCTTTGACGCGCTGTATGATGAAGTGAAAGCATCATTTGATGATAATGCGGTATTGCCAAGGTTAAACAATTCTCCAGAACCAATATGTGTTGATGCTAAAAATAACCTCTTAGTTACTAGAGATCGACAAATAGCATTGATTGATGTCGAAGAGTTACTAGTAGTTGATACTTCAGACGCGATTTTAATTTCGAAAAGAGGCAGTTCTCAAAAAGTTAAGCAAGTCGTTGCTGAGATTAAAAAAAGTGCTCCAGAATTAGCGGAAGTCCACCGTTTGGCTCATCGCCCTTGGGGGACGTATGAGGTTTTGGTTGACTCAGAGCAATATAAAGTTAAACGTATAGTTGTAAAGCCAGGCAGCAAGCTTTCTCTGCAAAAACATTTTCACCGCAATGAGCACTGGATTGTGGTTTCTGGAACGGCCACTGTCACTGTTAATGAAGAAAGGTTTCTAGTGAGGGCGAATGAATCAACCTATATACAGATGGGACAGTTACATCGCTTAGAAAACGAAGGCAAAATTGATTTGGTGATGATAGAAGTGCAGGTAGGTGAGTACACAGGTGAAGATGACATTGTAAGAGTAGAGGATGTTTATGGAAGGTAG